A stretch of the Medicago truncatula cultivar Jemalong A17 chromosome 5, MtrunA17r5.0-ANR, whole genome shotgun sequence genome encodes the following:
- the LOC11419934 gene encoding protein ESKIMO 1: MQSFRRKTPLFNSEAGTMKGRKNNNLSIFVVVFSICLFAVFIYNEDVKSIAEFPFSRPKVQETHQEKPNKIESLQKDTKKVVVEEDTVDVDDTKKDVVEETVTVKASKNSRTKPEKSVDDDEDSDEPQERVKVKKIVMTEKEEKIEYLEEEEEDEEEVELPPKDCDLFNGKWVLDNVTHPLYKEDECEFLTSQVTCMRNGRRDSLYQNWKWQPKDCSMPKFKPRLLFKKIRGKRLMFVGDSLNRNQWESMVCMVQSVVPSDKKTWYKTGSFAILKITEPGHIITTVEFYWAPFLVESNSDDPNMHSILNRIIMPESIEKHGVNWKEADYLIFNTYIWWMNTFNMKVLRGSFDEGATEYDEVSRPVAYERVMKTWSKWVDDNIDPNKTKVFFTGTSPLHIKSEDWNNPDGIKCAKETTPVLNMSTPLNVGTDRRLFVIANNVTKSMKVPVYFLNITTLSEYRKDAHTSVYTIRQGKMLTPEQQADPTTYADCIHWCLPGLPDIWNEFLYTQIISQS, translated from the exons ATGCAGTCTTTTCGTCGTAagacacctcttttcaactcagaAGCAGGGACAATGAAGGGTCGCAAGAACAATAACCTTTCCATTTTTGTAGTGGTTTTTTCCATTTGTCTCTTTGCTGTCTTCATATACAATGAAGACGTTAAATCAATAGCTGAGTTTCCATTTTCAAGGCCTAAAGTACAAGAAACCCATCAAGAAAAACCGAATAAGATCGAGTCATTACAAAAAGATACAAAGAAAGTGGTTGTAGAAGAAGACactgttgatgttgatgatacCAAAAAAGATGTTGTGGAAGAAACTGTCACTGTGAAAGCTTCTAAGAATTCAAGAACTAAACCTGAGAAgagtgttgatgatgatgaagattctgATGAGCCACAAGAACGTGTTAAggtgaaaaaaattgttatgacaGAGAAAGAGGAGAAGATTGAATATttagaagaagaggaagaagatgaagaagaggttgaGTTGCCACCAAAAGATTGTGACTTGTTCAATGGTAAATGGGTTTTAGATAACGTGACACATCCTTTGTATAAAGAAGATGAATGTGAGTTTCTCACTTCTCAAGTTACATGTATGAGGAATGGAAGACGTGATTCTTTGTATCAGAATTGGAAATGGCAGCCAAAAGACTGTTCTATGCCAAA GTTCAAGCCAAGATTGTTGTTTAAGAAGATTAGAGGGAAGAGGTTAATGTTTGTTGGAGACTCTTTGAATAGAAACCAGTGGGAATCAATGGTTTGTATGGTTCAATCTGTAGTTCCTTCGGATAAGAAGACTTGGTACAAGACTGGTTCTTTTGCCATCTTGAAAATTACG GAGCCAGGACACATAATTACTACAGTGGAATTTTACTGGGCCCCATTCCTTGTAGAATCAAACTCAGATGATCCAAATATGCATAGCATATTGAACCGTATAATCATGCCTGAATCAATTGAAAAGCATGGAGTGAATTGGAAGGAAGCTGACTACCTTATCTTTAACACCTACATATGGTGGATGAACACTTTTAACATGAAAGTCTT ACGAGGTTCATTTGATGAAGGGGCCACGGAATATGATGAAGTCTCTAGGCCAGTAGCATATGAGAGAGTAATGAAGACATGGTCAAAATGGGTGGATGACAATATTGACCCAAATAAAACCAAAGTTTTCTTCACTGGCACGTCCCCTCTTCACATCAA GAGTGAGGACTGGAACAACCCAGATGGTATAAAATGTGCTAAAGAAACAACTCCAGTTCTCAACATGTCGACCCCTTTGAATGTGGGCACAGATCGTCGCCTTTTCGTCATtgccaacaatgtaacaaaatCAATGAAGGTGCCAGTGTATTTCCTTAACATCACAACCTTATCAGAGTATCGAAAAGATGCGCATACCTCTGTTTATACCATACGTCAAGGGAAGATGCTAACACCTGAACAACAAGCTGATCCAACTACTTATGCAGATTGTATTCATTGGTGTTTACCAGGCTTACCAGACATTTGGAACGAGTTCCTTTATACGCAAATCATCTCTCAATCTTGA